One part of the Nymphalis io chromosome 22, ilAglIoxx1.1, whole genome shotgun sequence genome encodes these proteins:
- the LOC126777088 gene encoding phospholipase A1-like, which yields MQRMTETTCVLAFLIAWGLSSVSGFEPRPDIGYPVGLIPECPGVTKNATITPVMMKMLQIIVHRMSDTGQILRKDFPILSAHRSIPKEKNIDFKNKKTVLYAVGFLDSSVFPHTQAVGTAYSKRGYNVLITETFPFLTYIYPKSVRLTRFIGKKVGEFLVKLTEYGLTAENLELVGASLGAHVSSHAAKYFYAATGKKLARITGLDPAGPCYRALPKEERLDASDAERVDVVHTNIDGFGIAERLGHIDFYANGGEFQPSDIPYIPCLVICSHIRAIFYWWQAIEHPKKFIGLECDSVQSARLGKCNNNVTNYLGAAANFSNPGIYFLPTHNEFPYYRGKDGLKKDSDIFQTVLQKINSDDEFYVK from the exons ATGCAGAGAATGACGGAGACGACATGCGTTCTGGCATTTTTAATAGCATGGGGACTATCGAGTGTCAGCGGTTTTGAACCACGGCCAGACATTGGTTATCCAGTGGGATTGATACCAGAAT gtCCAGGTGTGACGAAAAACGCAACCATCACCCCAGTGATGATGAAGATGTTACAGATAATTGTCCACAGGATGTCTGATACTGGTCAAATCCTCAGAAAAGATTTTCCTATTCTATCAGCACATAGAAGTATACCCAAGGAAAAGAATATAG ATTTCAAGAACAAGAAGACAGTTCTATACGCCGTGGGCTTTCTTGATAGTTCGGTGTTTCCTCATACACAAGCAGTTGGTACTGCTTATTCCAAACGTGGCTACAATGTATTGATTACCGAGACGTTCCCatttcttacttatatatatccaaa ATCAGTTCGGCTAACAAGATTCATTGGCAAGAAAGTCGGGGAATTTCTGGTGAAACTAACCGAATATGGCCTAACTGCAGAAAACCTTGAACTGGTAGGCGCAAGTCTTGGAGCTCACGTATCGTCACACGCAGCGAAATACTTCTACGCCGCAACAGGGAAGAAACTAGCAAGGATAACCGGATTAGATCCAGCTGGTCCCTGTTACAGAGCCTTACCAAAGGAAGAGAGACTAGACGCTTCTGACGCTGAAAGGGTAGACGTCGTTCACACTAACATAGATGGTTTCGGTATTGCCGAAAGACTTGGTCACATAGATTTCTATGCAAATGGTGGTGAGTTCCAACCAAGTGATATACCGTATATACCATGTCTGGTAATATGCAGTCATATTAGAGCTATCTTCTATTGGTGGCAAGCTATTGAACATCCAAAGAAGTTCATCGGTTTGGAATGTGATTCCGTCCAAAGTGCAAGATTAGGGAAGTGTAATAACAATGTTACGAATTATTTAGGAGCTGCTGCGAACTTTTCCAATCCTGGAATATATTTTCTTCCAACCCACAATGAGTTTCCATACTACAGAGGCAAAGATGGCTTGAAGAAGGATAGTGATATATTCCAAACTGTCTTACAGAAGATCAATTCGGATGATGAGTTTTACGTTAAGTAa